The following proteins are co-located in the Silene latifolia isolate original U9 population chromosome 1, ASM4854445v1, whole genome shotgun sequence genome:
- the LOC141601496 gene encoding uncharacterized protein LOC141601496 encodes MDIWVVAAAAGAGYIAKYWQHISGDKEDVSELNEPQIPSLIERIRDKTCPIKKLSRKRSEICNGDEILSETSRREVTSHSTWNHEQGIGRHEDGSFPSESMFSAEFRDDMSGIPEDSTWELGAPSKKSQRSSRRLHLQYINPHNSLDSCVMAQMHKEQAEIEEYLLTPLSSPCTPSLRPFLVSDGKRIISRPNGKFMGRLHEKVPPKADNDVIGVPCLPQINAVDCSTQKINDKSRMEKSHLSSNIMQFDTQAVLSNGQARFCLGMSIGILFTIIANKVELEKLKFSLRQSESLVEDLQEELEMKDALIVEELVNDDDLLDVHGVLSSNEKPDGFSNKADMSSLSRYADEKSACLKEDASISNIEAELEAELERLELCMKGSIMSSELNQGFDQDLIAELVHGELQIDVLRGRSSSEPTVDRGSHSTPTPIRQSAQDGVSPHELSLRLHDVIQSRLEEKIIELETELAKSHNQINHLLVERSNYLRDVSNSGSSSSKCSPRTRETRSPISQPLVMNLSGDALDAYNEAFEELNKVKRPGEKPFQIRVESPNKQNMEDKHTWLAGRREEAVPISITGIPSSEDSTDDCYDSDGDNDDDDMMLIMQIVEKARQGSPAILRAQKAMVSLNRDH; translated from the exons ATGGATATATGGGTAGTGGCTGCTGCTGCTGGTGCTGGATATATAGCCAAGTACTGGCAGCACATTTCGGGGGATAAAGAAGACGTATCCGAGTTAAATGAGCCTCAAATCCCGTCATTGATTGAAAGAATACGTGACAAGACTTGCCCGATCAAGAAGTTGTCACGAAAAAGATCAGAAATTTGCAATGGTGATGAAATATTATCCGAAACATCAAGGAGAGAAGTAACTAGTCATAGTACTTGGAATCATGAACAAGGCATTGGAAGACATGAGGACGGAAGCTTTCCCTCCGAATCCATGTTTTCTGCGGAATTTAGGGATGATATGAGTGGTATACCTGAGGATAGTACTTGGGAATTGGGGGCTCCAAGCAAGAAGTCTCAGAGAAGCAGCAGACGACTTCATTTGCAGTATATTAACCCTCACAATTCTTTGGATAGTTGCGTAATGGCGCAAATGCATAAGGAACAAGCTGAAATAGAGGAATATCTTTTAACCCCACTTTCATCTCCCTGTACTCCATCTTTGAGGCCTTTTCTGGTCAGTGATGGAAAACGGATAATCAGTAGACCAAATGGTAAATTCATGGGTAGGCTACACGAAAAGGTTCCCCCGAAAGCGGATAATGATGTGATTGGGGTTCCTTGTTTGCCTCAAATTAACGCAGTGGATTGCTCAACACAGAAAATCAACGATAAGAGCCGGATGGAAAAATCACATCTTAGCAGCAACATCATGCAATTTGATACCCAGGCAG TTTTGTCAAATGGGCAAGCACGTTTCTGCCTTGGGATGTCAATCGGCATACTTTTTACTATAATAGCGAATAAGGTGGAGTTAGAGAAGTTGAAGTTTAGCTTGAGGCAAAGTGAAAGTTTAGTCGAAGATCTTCAAGAAGAGCTGGAGATGAAAGATGCTTTAATTGTGGAAGAGCTTGTCAACGATGACGATTTACTGGATGTGCACGGCGTTTTGAGTAGCAATGAGAAACCAGATGGCTTTTCCAACAAAGCAGATATGAGTAGTTTATCAAGATATGCTGATGAAAAATCGGCCTGTCTTAAGGAAGATGCTTCAATCAGTAACATCGAAGCTGAGCTTGAAGCTGAACTGGAAAGACTCGAGCTGTGCATGAAAGGATCAATCATGTCATCAGAG TTGAACCAGGGATTTGACCAGGACTTAATTGCGGAATTAGTGCACGGAGAACTACAGATCGACGTCTTACGTGGAAGGTCCAGCTCGGAACCTACCGTTGACAGAGGCTCACACAGCACCCCAACCCCGATCCGACAATCAGCCCAAGATGGTGTCTCACCTCACGAGCTCAGCTTACGTTTGCATGACGTCATTCAATCAAGATTAGAAGAGAAGATAATAGAGCTTGAGACAGAGCTGGCTAAGAGCCATAACCAGATAAATCACCTATTAGTCGAGAGAAGTAATTATTTGAGAGATGTTTCAAATAGCGGATCATCCTCTTCGAAATGCAGTCCGAGAACCAGAGAGACTCGGAGTCCCATTTCACAGCCTCTCGTCATGAATTTGTCAGGGGATGCACTCGATGCCTACAATGAAGCTTTTGAGGAACTCAACAAGGTAAAACGACCAGGAGAAAAGCCTTTCCAGATCCGAGTTGAAAGTCCAAATAAGCAAAATATGGAGGACAAGCACACGTGGCTTGCCGGGAGAAGAGAGGAAGCAGTGCCTATTAGTATAACAGGAATACCGTCAAGTGAAGATAGCACGGACGATTGTTATGACAGTGATGGTGATAACGATGATGACGACATGATGCTGATAATGCAGATAGTGGAGAAAGCTAGGCAAGGCTCTCCTGCTATTTTGAGGGCTCAAAAGGCTATGGTGTCACTAAATAGAGATCACTAG